Proteins from a genomic interval of Marmota flaviventris isolate mMarFla1 chromosome 8, mMarFla1.hap1, whole genome shotgun sequence:
- the Ccnl1 gene encoding cyclin-L1 isoform X2: protein MASGPHPTAAAAATSAAPGAGGPGSGATAATTAATGGILIGDRLYSEVSLTIDHSLIPEERLSPTPSMQDGLDLPSETDLRILGCELIQAAGILLRLPQVAMATGQVLFHRFFYSKSFVKHSFEIVAMACINLASKIEEAPRRIRDVINVFHHLRQLRGKRTPSPLILDQNYINTKNQVIKAERRVLKELGFCVHVKHPHKIIVMYLQVLECERNQTLVQTAWVVHDGKS from the exons ATGGCGTCCGGGCCTCACCCGACCGCGGCCGCCGCCGCCACCTCGGCCGCCCCCGGCGCGGGCGGCCCCGGCTCCGGCGCGACGGCCGCCACCACGGCGGCGACGGGCGGCATCCTGATCGGCGACCGGCTGTACTCGGAGGTGTCGCTCACCATCGACCACTCGCTGATCCCGGAGGAGAGGCTGTCGCCCACGCCGTCCATGCAGGACGGGCTGGACCTGCCCAGCGAGACGGACCTGCGCATCCTGGGCTGCGAGCTCATCCAGGCCGCCGGCATCCTTCTGCGCCTGCCGCAG GTGGCGATGGCGACCGGGCAGGTGCTGTTTCACCGTTTCTTCTACTCCAAGTCCTTCGTCAAGCATAGCTTCGAG ATTGTTGCCATGGCCTGTATTAATCTCGCTTCGAAGATCGAAGAAGCGCCCCGAAGAATAAGAGATGTGATTAATGTATTCCACCATCTCCGCCAGTTAAGAGGAAAAAG GACTCCAAGCCCCCTGATCCTTGATCAGAACTACATTAACACCAAAAATCAAGTTATCAAAGCAGAAAGGAGGGTGCTAAAGGAGTTGGGATTTTGTGTTCATGTCAAGCATCCCCATAAG ATCATTGTTATGTATTTACAAGTCTTAGAATGTGAACGTAATCAAACCCTGGTTCAAACTGCCTG GGTAGTCCATGATGGTAAGTCATAG
- the Ccnl1 gene encoding cyclin-L1 isoform X1: MASGPHPTAAAAATSAAPGAGGPGSGATAATTAATGGILIGDRLYSEVSLTIDHSLIPEERLSPTPSMQDGLDLPSETDLRILGCELIQAAGILLRLPQVAMATGQVLFHRFFYSKSFVKHSFEIVAMACINLASKIEEAPRRIRDVINVFHHLRQLRGKRTPSPLILDQNYINTKNQVIKAERRVLKELGFCVHVKHPHKIIVMYLQVLECERNQTLVQTAWNYMNDSLRTNVFVRFQPETIACACIYLAARALQIPLPTRPHWFLLFGTTEEEIQEICIETLRLYTRKKPNYELLEKEVEKRKVALQEAKLKAKGLNPDGTPALSTLGGFSPASKPSSPREVKAEEKSPISISVKTVKKEPEDRQQASKSPYNGVRKDSKRSRNSRSASRSRSRTRSRSRSHTPRRHYNNRRSRSGTYSSRSRSRSRSHSESPRRHHNHGSPHLKAKHTREDLKSSNRHGHKRKKSRSRSQSKTRDHSDAAKKHRHERGHHRDRRERSRSFERSHKGKHHGGSRSGHSRHRR; encoded by the exons ATGGCGTCCGGGCCTCACCCGACCGCGGCCGCCGCCGCCACCTCGGCCGCCCCCGGCGCGGGCGGCCCCGGCTCCGGCGCGACGGCCGCCACCACGGCGGCGACGGGCGGCATCCTGATCGGCGACCGGCTGTACTCGGAGGTGTCGCTCACCATCGACCACTCGCTGATCCCGGAGGAGAGGCTGTCGCCCACGCCGTCCATGCAGGACGGGCTGGACCTGCCCAGCGAGACGGACCTGCGCATCCTGGGCTGCGAGCTCATCCAGGCCGCCGGCATCCTTCTGCGCCTGCCGCAG GTGGCGATGGCGACCGGGCAGGTGCTGTTTCACCGTTTCTTCTACTCCAAGTCCTTCGTCAAGCATAGCTTCGAG ATTGTTGCCATGGCCTGTATTAATCTCGCTTCGAAGATCGAAGAAGCGCCCCGAAGAATAAGAGATGTGATTAATGTATTCCACCATCTCCGCCAGTTAAGAGGAAAAAG GACTCCAAGCCCCCTGATCCTTGATCAGAACTACATTAACACCAAAAATCAAGTTATCAAAGCAGAAAGGAGGGTGCTAAAGGAGTTGGGATTTTGTGTTCATGTCAAGCATCCCCATAAG ATCATTGTTATGTATTTACAAGTCTTAGAATGTGAACGTAATCAAACCCTGGTTCAAACTGCCTG GAATTATATGAATGACAGTCTTCGAACCAATGTTTTTGTTCGCTTTCAACCAGAGACTATAGCATGTGCTTGCATCTACCTTGCAGCTAGAGCACTTCAG ATTCCATTGCCAACTCGCCCCCAttggtttcttctttttggtactacAGAAGAGGAGATCCAGGAGATCTGCATAGAGACGCTTAGGCTTTACACCAGAAAAAAG CCTAATTATGAATTGttagaaaaagaagtagaaaaaaggaaagtaGCCTTGCAGGAAGCCAAATTAAAAGCAAAGGGATTGAATCCTGATGGAACTCCAGCCCTTTCAACCCTTGGTGGATTTTCTCCAGCCTCTAAACCAT CATCACCAAGAGAAGTGAAAGCTGAAGAGAAGTCACCCATTTCCATTAGTGTGAAGACTGTAAAAAAGGAACCTGAGGATAGACAGCAGGCATCCAAAAGCCCTTATAATGG tgtaaGAAAAGATAGCAAGAGAAGTAGAAATAGCAGAAGTGCTAGTCGATCAAGGTCAAGAACACGGTCACGTTCTAGATCCCATACTCCAAGAAGACA TTATAATAATAGGCGGAGTCGATCTGGAACATACAGCTCAAGATCAAGAAGCAGGTCCCGCAGTCATAGTGAAAGCCCTCGAAGACATCATAATCATGGTTCTCCTCACCTTAAAGCCAAGCATACCAGAGAGGatttaaaaagttcaaatagACATggtcataaaaggaaaaaatctcGTTCTCGATCTCAGAGCAAGACTCGGGATCACTCAGATGCTGCCAAGAAACACAGGCATGAAAGGGGACATCATAGGGACAGGCGCGAAAGATCGCGCTCCTTTGAGAGGTCCCATAAAGGGAAGCACCATGGTGGCAGTCGCTCAGGACACAGCAGGCACAGGCGCTGA